In the genome of Streptococcus oralis, one region contains:
- the thiI gene encoding tRNA uracil 4-sulfurtransferase ThiI gives MQYSEIMIRYGELSTKGKNRMRFINKLRNNISDVLSIYPQVKVTADRDRAHVYLNGADYTAVAESLKQVFGIQNFSPVYKVEKSVVRLKAAVQEIMQDIYKEGMTFKISSKRSDHNFELDSRELNQTLGGAVFDVIPTIQAQMKNPDITLQVEIREKAAYLSYETIRGAGGLPVGTSGKGMLMLSGGIDSPVAGYLALKRGVDIEAVHFASPPYTSPGALKKAQDLTRKLTKFGGNIQFIEVPFTEIQEEIKAKAPEAYLMTLTRRFMMRITDRIREVRKGLVIINGESLGQVASQTLESMQAINAVTNTPIIRPVVTMDKLEIIDIAQEIDTFEISIQPFEDCCTIFAPDRPKTNPKIENAEQYEKRMDVEGLVERAVAGIMLTKITPQAEKDVVDELIDNFL, from the coding sequence ATGCAGTATTCAGAAATTATGATTCGCTACGGAGAGTTGTCAACCAAGGGTAAAAATCGTATGCGTTTCATCAATAAACTTCGTAATAATATTTCAGATGTTTTGTCCATCTATCCCCAAGTTAAGGTAACCGCTGATCGCGACCGTGCCCACGTTTACCTCAATGGAGCTGACTACACAGCAGTGGCAGAATCTCTCAAACAAGTCTTCGGAATTCAAAATTTTTCTCCAGTATATAAGGTTGAAAAGTCAGTTGTAAGGCTTAAGGCTGCTGTTCAAGAGATTATGCAGGACATCTACAAGGAAGGCATGACCTTTAAAATCTCTAGTAAGCGTAGCGATCACAACTTTGAACTCGACAGTCGTGAACTCAACCAAACGCTTGGTGGAGCTGTTTTCGACGTAATCCCAACTATTCAAGCTCAAATGAAAAATCCTGATATCACTCTTCAGGTGGAGATTCGTGAGAAGGCGGCCTATCTTTCCTATGAAACTATTCGGGGAGCAGGTGGTTTGCCAGTGGGTACCTCTGGTAAGGGGATGCTCATGTTGTCAGGAGGGATTGACTCACCTGTAGCAGGTTATCTAGCTCTTAAACGTGGAGTGGATATCGAGGCCGTTCACTTTGCCAGCCCACCATACACTAGCCCTGGAGCTCTCAAGAAGGCCCAAGATTTGACCCGTAAATTGACCAAGTTTGGTGGCAATATCCAGTTTATCGAAGTTCCTTTCACAGAGATTCAAGAAGAAATCAAGGCAAAGGCGCCAGAAGCCTATCTCATGACCTTGACGCGTCGCTTTATGATGCGCATTACTGACCGTATCCGTGAGGTGAGAAAGGGTCTGGTCATCATCAATGGTGAAAGTCTAGGTCAAGTAGCGAGCCAGACCTTGGAAAGTATGCAGGCTATCAACGCTGTGACCAATACTCCCATCATCCGCCCTGTGGTTACTATGGACAAGTTGGAAATCATTGACATCGCTCAGGAAATTGATACCTTTGAAATTTCTATCCAGCCGTTTGAAGACTGCTGTACTATTTTTGCACCTGACCGTCCTAAGACCAATCCTAAGATAGAGAATGCAGAGCAGTATGAAAAACGCATGGATGTTGAAGGTTTGGTTGAGCGAGCGGTGGCTGGAATTATGCTTACTAAGATAACTCCTCAGGCTGAAAAAGATGTTGTCGATGAGTTAATTGACAACTTCCTCTAA
- a CDS encoding cysteine desulfurase family protein, with product MIYFDNSATTKPYPEALETYMQVASKIVGNPSSLHRLGDQATRILDASRQQIADLIGKKSDEIFFTSGGTEGDNWVIKGVAFEKAQFGKHIIVSAIEHPAVKESALWLKSQGFEVDFAPVDEKGFVDVEAIGALIRPDTTLVSIMAVNNEIGSIQPIEAISELLADKPTISFHVDAVQALAKIPTEKYLTDRVDFATFSSHKFHGVRGVGFVYIKSGKKITPLLTGGGQERDYRSTTENVAGIAATAKALRLSMEKLDIFASKTGQMRSVIRQALLDYPDILIFSDEEDFASHILTFGIKGVRGEVIVHAFEDYDIFISTTSACSSKAGKPAGTLIAMGVDKDKAQSAVRLSLDLENDMSQVEQFLTKLKLIYNQTRKVR from the coding sequence ATGATCTACTTTGATAATTCGGCAACGACCAAGCCTTATCCTGAAGCACTTGAGACCTATATGCAGGTCGCTTCAAAAATTGTAGGAAATCCATCCAGTCTCCATCGTTTGGGAGATCAGGCAACACGAATTTTAGATGCTTCCCGGCAGCAAATTGCAGATTTGATTGGCAAGAAGAGTGATGAAATATTCTTTACCTCCGGTGGAACAGAAGGAGATAACTGGGTCATCAAGGGTGTGGCCTTTGAAAAAGCTCAGTTTGGCAAGCACATCATTGTATCAGCTATTGAGCATCCAGCAGTCAAGGAGTCAGCCCTCTGGCTGAAAAGTCAAGGTTTTGAGGTGGATTTTGCTCCGGTTGATGAGAAAGGATTTGTGGATGTTGAGGCTATAGGAGCTTTGATACGACCTGATACGACCCTCGTCTCCATCATGGCAGTTAACAACGAAATTGGCTCTATCCAGCCTATTGAGGCCATCTCAGAACTGTTGGCAGACAAACCAACCATTTCCTTCCACGTTGATGCAGTTCAGGCACTCGCTAAGATTCCGACTGAAAAATATCTGACAGATCGAGTGGATTTTGCGACCTTCTCGAGTCATAAGTTTCACGGTGTTCGAGGTGTTGGCTTTGTCTATATCAAGTCTGGCAAGAAGATTACGCCTCTTTTGACTGGTGGTGGTCAGGAGCGCGATTATCGTTCGACAACTGAAAATGTGGCAGGAATTGCCGCAACAGCCAAAGCTCTCCGTTTATCTATGGAAAAGTTAGATATCTTTGCTAGTAAGACAGGACAGATGAGATCAGTCATTCGCCAAGCGCTTTTGGACTATCCAGATATTCTTATCTTTTCAGATGAGGAAGACTTCGCCTCCCATATCCTGACTTTTGGGATTAAGGGTGTTCGTGGTGAAGTCATCGTTCACGCATTTGAAGACTATGACATTTTCATCTCCACAACCTCTGCTTGTTCATCCAAGGCTGGAAAACCTGCGGGAACCTTGATTGCTATGGGAGTGGACAAAGATAAGGCCCAGTCAGCTGTTCGCCTAAGCCTAGACCTTGAAAATGATATGAGTCAGGTTGAGCAGTTCTTGACCAAACTAAAATTAATTTACAATCAAACTAGAAAAGTAAGATAG
- a CDS encoding DUF6556 family protein, producing the protein MSNYRRTSKPKTEHIKKGFTVFQKTIATIGSILGLITASITIMNAMDNNKNNKKEPTTTQTTVVKEIQKESPQENTTPNKDNTSTKENTPQEETSQSNKKEEKKEEQKTTTQDSSTPATNKETSDNGTQSNTTSSETKTNQ; encoded by the coding sequence ATGTCTAACTATCGTAGAACTTCAAAACCAAAAACAGAACACATCAAAAAGGGATTCACTGTCTTTCAAAAAACGATTGCTACCATCGGTAGTATCCTAGGCCTAATCACCGCTAGTATCACCATCATGAACGCCATGGATAATAACAAAAACAACAAAAAAGAACCGACAACAACCCAAACAACTGTTGTCAAGGAAATTCAAAAGGAATCCCCTCAGGAAAATACTACTCCTAACAAGGACAACACTTCTACTAAAGAAAATACCCCGCAAGAAGAAACTTCTCAATCCAACAAGAAAGAGGAGAAAAAAGAAGAACAAAAAACAACAACTCAGGACTCTTCTACACCAGCTACAAATAAAGAAACAAGCGATAACGGAACACAGTCAAATACGACGAGTTCTGAAACTAAAACGAACCAGTAA
- a CDS encoding DNA translocase FtsK translates to MANKNTTKTRRRPSKAELERKQAIQRMLISLGIALLLIIAALKLGAAGVTLYNLIRLVVGSLAYVAIGALLIYLFLFKWIRKQEGVLSGFLCIFAGLLLIFEAYLVWKYGLEQSVLKGTLSQVMTDLTGMRVTSFAGGGLLGVGLYIPIAFLFSNIGSYFIGVLLILVGALLVSPWSIYDVATFIGARFRSFMEKQEQRKQERFIKREEEKARQEAEEAARIKREQEEQDALPLPPVDPETGEILSEVPDYDFPPIPEEEWIEPEIILPQTDFDVPDMEEDFEDEEVQVDFSAKEALEYKLPSLQLFAPDKPKDQSKEKKIVRENIKILEETFASFGIKVTVERAEIGPSVTKYEVKPAVGVRVNRISNLADDLALALAAKDVRIEAPIPGKSLVGIEVPNSEIATVSFRELWEQSQTKPENLLEIPLGKAVNGTARTFDLSKMPHLLVAGSTGSGKSVAVNGIIASILMKARPDQVKFMMVDPKMVELSVYNDIPHLLIPVVTNPRKASKALQKVVDEMENRYELFAKVGVRNIAGYNAKVEEYNSQSEYKQVPLPLIVVIVDELADLMMVASKEVEDAIIRLGQKARAAGIHMILATQRPSVDVISGLIKANVPSRVAFAVSSGTDSRTILDENGAEKLLGRGDMLFKPIDENHPVRLQGSFISDDDVERIVNFIKAQADADYDDSFDPGDVPENDGDFSDGEAGGDPLFEEAKALVIETQKASASMIQRRLSVGFNRATRLMEELELAGVIGPAEGTKPRKVLQR, encoded by the coding sequence ATGGCAAACAAGAATACTACAAAAACAAGACGGAGACCGTCTAAAGCAGAACTTGAAAGAAAACAGGCTATTCAGAGGATGTTGATTTCCTTAGGGATCGCCTTGTTATTGATTATTGCAGCCCTCAAACTCGGTGCAGCAGGTGTCACACTTTACAATCTCATTCGATTGGTGGTTGGAAGTTTGGCCTACGTGGCTATAGGTGCCCTTCTCATTTATCTTTTTCTATTTAAATGGATACGCAAGCAGGAGGGGGTTCTGTCAGGATTTCTCTGTATCTTCGCTGGCTTGCTCTTGATTTTTGAGGCCTACTTGGTATGGAAATATGGCTTGGAGCAGTCAGTTCTAAAAGGGACCCTGTCTCAAGTTATGACGGATCTGACTGGTATGCGGGTGACTAGCTTCGCTGGTGGAGGCCTGCTTGGTGTTGGACTTTATATCCCCATTGCCTTTCTTTTCTCAAATATCGGGTCGTACTTTATTGGAGTTCTCTTGATTCTAGTCGGGGCACTCTTGGTTAGTCCTTGGTCTATTTATGATGTTGCAACCTTTATTGGAGCTCGGTTCAGATCCTTCATGGAAAAACAGGAACAGAGAAAACAAGAACGCTTCATCAAGAGAGAAGAAGAGAAGGCTCGTCAAGAAGCTGAAGAAGCAGCAAGAATCAAGAGAGAACAAGAAGAACAGGATGCATTACCGCTTCCTCCTGTAGATCCTGAAACGGGAGAAATCTTATCAGAGGTACCAGACTACGATTTCCCACCAATTCCTGAGGAAGAATGGATCGAACCGGAGATTATCCTCCCTCAAACTGATTTTGACGTTCCAGATATGGAGGAAGATTTTGAGGATGAAGAGGTACAGGTTGATTTTTCTGCCAAGGAAGCCCTCGAATACAAGCTACCAAGCTTGCAACTCTTTGCGCCAGATAAACCCAAAGATCAGTCCAAGGAAAAGAAGATTGTTCGAGAAAATATCAAAATTCTAGAAGAAACCTTTGCTAGCTTTGGTATCAAGGTGACGGTGGAACGGGCTGAAATTGGGCCATCAGTTACCAAGTATGAAGTCAAGCCAGCAGTTGGTGTACGGGTTAACCGTATTTCCAATCTGGCAGACGACTTAGCGCTTGCTCTGGCGGCCAAAGATGTTCGGATTGAGGCTCCAATCCCTGGTAAATCCTTAGTCGGAATTGAGGTTCCTAACTCTGAAATTGCGACCGTTTCCTTCCGTGAACTCTGGGAACAGTCTCAGACTAAACCAGAAAATCTCCTCGAAATTCCTCTAGGGAAGGCGGTTAATGGAACGGCTCGCACCTTTGACCTTTCCAAGATGCCCCACCTACTCGTTGCAGGTTCGACGGGATCAGGGAAGTCAGTCGCAGTTAATGGTATTATCGCTAGCATTCTTATGAAAGCAAGACCAGATCAGGTCAAGTTTATGATGGTGGATCCAAAGATGGTTGAGTTGTCTGTTTACAATGACATTCCTCACCTCTTGATTCCAGTTGTGACCAATCCACGCAAGGCCAGCAAGGCCCTGCAAAAAGTTGTGGATGAGATGGAAAACCGTTATGAACTCTTTGCTAAGGTTGGTGTGCGAAATATCGCTGGTTACAATGCTAAGGTCGAGGAATATAATAGCCAATCTGAGTACAAACAAGTACCGCTGCCTTTGATTGTTGTCATTGTAGATGAGTTGGCAGACCTTATGATGGTGGCCAGCAAGGAAGTGGAAGATGCCATCATTCGTCTTGGGCAGAAGGCGCGTGCTGCAGGGATTCACATGATTCTCGCAACGCAACGTCCATCGGTTGATGTCATCTCTGGTCTCATCAAAGCAAATGTCCCCTCTCGTGTGGCTTTTGCAGTTTCATCAGGTACAGATTCACGAACCATCTTGGATGAGAATGGAGCAGAAAAACTGCTTGGTCGAGGAGATATGCTCTTTAAACCAATTGATGAAAATCATCCAGTCCGTCTGCAAGGGTCCTTTATCTCGGATGATGATGTTGAACGTATCGTAAACTTCATCAAGGCTCAGGCAGATGCGGACTACGATGACAGCTTTGACCCAGGAGACGTCCCTGAAAATGATGGAGATTTCTCTGACGGCGAAGCTGGTGGCGATCCGCTTTTTGAAGAAGCTAAGGCTTTGGTTATCGAAACCCAGAAAGCCAGCGCTTCGATGATTCAGCGTCGTTTGTCGGTTGGATTTAACCGTGCGACCCGCCTGATGGAAGAACTCGAACTGGCAGGTGTCATCGGTCCAGCTGAAGGAACCAAACCGCGAAAAGTATTGCAACGATAA
- a CDS encoding fructose-specific PTS transporter subunit EIIC, producing the protein MKIQDLLRKDVMLLDLQATEKTAAIEEMIHSLVDHGYVTDFETFKEGILAREALTSTGLGDGIAMPHSKNSAVKEATVLFAKSNKGVDYESLDGQPTDLFFMIAAPEGANDTHLAALAELSQYLMKDGFADKLRQVTSADQVIELFDQASEKAEEPVQAPANESGDFIVAVTACTTGIAHTYMAQEALQKVAIEMGVGIKVETNGASGVGNQLTSEDIRKAKAVIIAADKAVEMDRFDGKPLVNRPVADGIRKTEELINLALSGDAEVYHAANGAKAATASKEKQSLGGAFYKHLMSGVSQMLPFVIGGGIMIALAFLIDGAFGVPQDSLGNLGSYHELASMFMKIGGAAFGLMLPVFAGYVAYSIAEKPGLVAGFVAGAIAKEGFAFGKIPYAAGGEATSTLAGVSSGFLGALVGGFIAGALVLAIKKYVKVPRSLEGAKSILLLPLLGTILTGFVMLAVNIPMAAINTAMNDFLGGLGGGSAVLLGIVLGGMMAVDMGGPVNKAAYVFGTGTLAATVSSGGSVAMAAVMAGGMVPPLAIFVATLLFKDKFTKEERNSGLTNIIMGLSFITEGAIPFGAADPARAIPSFILGSAVAGGLVGLAGIKLMAPHGGIFVIALTSNALLYLVFVLIGAIVSGVVYGYLRKPQA; encoded by the coding sequence ATGAAAATTCAAGACTTATTGAGAAAAGATGTCATGTTGCTGGATTTGCAGGCAACTGAAAAAACAGCAGCTATTGAAGAGATGATTCATAGCTTGGTAGATCACGGTTATGTGACGGATTTTGAAACCTTTAAAGAAGGAATCTTAGCGCGTGAAGCTCTCACTTCCACTGGTTTGGGTGACGGAATTGCTATGCCTCACAGCAAAAACTCTGCTGTCAAAGAAGCAACGGTTCTCTTTGCTAAGTCAAACAAGGGTGTTGACTATGAGAGTTTGGATGGGCAACCAACAGACCTCTTCTTCATGATTGCTGCTCCAGAAGGTGCAAATGATACTCACTTGGCTGCCTTGGCAGAATTATCTCAATACTTGATGAAAGACGGTTTTGCAGACAAACTTCGTCAAGTAACATCAGCTGACCAAGTCATCGAACTTTTTGACCAAGCTTCAGAAAAAGCTGAGGAGCCTGTTCAAGCACCTGCCAATGAATCTGGCGACTTTATCGTAGCTGTTACGGCTTGTACGACAGGTATTGCCCACACTTACATGGCCCAAGAGGCCCTTCAAAAAGTGGCTATTGAAATGGGTGTTGGGATTAAGGTTGAAACCAACGGTGCCAGCGGTGTTGGGAACCAACTAACATCAGAGGACATCCGCAAGGCTAAAGCCGTTATCATCGCAGCAGATAAGGCAGTAGAAATGGATCGTTTCGATGGCAAACCATTGGTTAATCGTCCAGTTGCAGACGGTATCCGTAAGACAGAAGAATTGATCAACTTGGCTCTTTCTGGGGATGCTGAAGTTTACCATGCTGCTAATGGAGCAAAAGCTGCAACAGCATCTAAGGAAAAACAAAGCCTTGGTGGTGCCTTCTACAAACACTTGATGAGTGGTGTATCTCAAATGTTGCCATTCGTTATCGGTGGTGGTATCATGATTGCCCTCGCCTTCTTAATCGACGGAGCTTTTGGTGTGCCACAAGATAGCCTTGGCAATCTCGGATCCTACCATGAGCTAGCTTCCATGTTCATGAAAATTGGTGGCGCGGCTTTTGGCTTGATGCTTCCGGTTTTTGCAGGATACGTAGCCTACTCTATCGCTGAAAAACCAGGTTTGGTAGCTGGTTTTGTGGCTGGTGCTATTGCAAAAGAAGGTTTTGCTTTTGGTAAAATTCCTTATGCCGCAGGTGGTGAAGCAACTTCAACTCTTGCAGGTGTATCATCTGGTTTCCTAGGTGCCCTTGTTGGTGGATTTATCGCAGGTGCCTTGGTTCTTGCTATCAAGAAATATGTTAAAGTACCTCGTTCACTTGAAGGTGCTAAATCAATCCTTCTCTTGCCACTTCTTGGAACAATCTTGACAGGATTTGTTATGTTGGCTGTTAACATTCCAATGGCAGCAATCAACACTGCCATGAATGACTTCCTAGGCGGTCTTGGAGGAGGTTCAGCTGTCCTTCTTGGTATCGTTCTTGGAGGCATGATGGCTGTTGACATGGGTGGACCAGTCAACAAAGCTGCTTATGTCTTTGGTACAGGTACGCTTGCAGCGACTGTTTCTTCAGGTGGTTCTGTAGCCATGGCAGCAGTTATGGCTGGAGGAATGGTTCCACCACTTGCAATCTTTGTCGCAACTCTTCTTTTCAAAGATAAATTCACTAAGGAAGAGCGCAACTCTGGTTTGACAAACATCATCATGGGCTTGTCATTTATCACTGAGGGAGCGATTCCGTTTGGTGCAGCCGACCCAGCTCGTGCTATTCCAAGCTTCATCCTTGGTTCTGCGGTGGCAGGCGGACTCGTTGGTCTTGCTGGTATCAAACTCATGGCACCACACGGAGGAATCTTCGTCATCGCCCTTACTTCAAATGCCCTTCTTTACCTAGTCTTTGTCTTGATTGGAGCAATCGTAAGTGGTGTGGTTTATGGTTACCTACGCAAACCACAAGCATAA
- the pfkB gene encoding 1-phosphofructokinase: MIYTVTLNPSIDYIVRLDQVQVGSVNRMDSDDKFAGGKGINVSRVLKRLDIPNTATGFIGGFTGKFITDTLAEEEIDTRFVQVAEDTRINVKIKADQETEINGTGPNVEPAQLEELKAILSSLTADDTVVFAGSSAKNLGNVIYKDLIALTRQTGAQVVCDFEGQTLIDSLDYHPLLVKPNNHELGAIFGVKLESLDEIEKYARELLTKGAQNVIISMAGDGALLVTSEGAYFAKPIKGIVKNSVGAGDSMVAGFTGEFVKSKDAVEAFKWGVACGTATTFSDDLATAEFIKETYEKVEVEKR, from the coding sequence ATGATTTATACAGTCACACTCAATCCATCCATAGACTATATCGTTCGCTTGGACCAAGTTCAAGTCGGCAGTGTCAATCGTATGGACAGTGATGATAAGTTTGCTGGTGGGAAAGGAATCAATGTCAGTCGTGTCTTGAAACGCTTGGATATTCCCAATACAGCGACGGGATTTATCGGAGGCTTTACTGGTAAATTTATCACAGATACATTGGCAGAGGAAGAAATCGATACACGTTTTGTCCAAGTAGCAGAAGATACTCGTATCAATGTTAAAATCAAAGCAGACCAAGAAACAGAAATCAACGGAACGGGTCCAAATGTGGAACCAGCTCAGCTAGAAGAATTGAAAGCTATTTTATCTAGTCTGACAGCAGATGATACGGTTGTGTTTGCGGGTTCGAGTGCTAAGAACCTAGGCAATGTTATCTACAAAGATTTGATTGCCTTGACACGCCAGACTGGTGCACAAGTGGTTTGCGACTTTGAAGGACAGACCTTGATTGATAGTTTGGACTACCATCCACTTTTGGTCAAGCCAAACAATCACGAACTTGGAGCTATCTTTGGAGTGAAACTCGAAAGTTTAGATGAAATCGAGAAATATGCTCGAGAATTGCTGACTAAAGGTGCTCAAAACGTCATTATCTCTATGGCAGGTGATGGTGCTCTTCTTGTCACATCTGAGGGAGCTTACTTCGCCAAACCTATCAAGGGAATTGTGAAAAATTCAGTCGGAGCTGGCGATTCTATGGTTGCCGGATTTACAGGTGAGTTTGTCAAATCAAAAGATGCGGTAGAAGCCTTCAAATGGGGAGTGGCTTGCGGAACAGCAACTACCTTCTCGGATGACTTGGCAACAGCGGAATTTATTAAAGAAACATATGAAAAAGTTGAGGTAGAAAAACGATGA
- a CDS encoding DeoR/GlpR family DNA-binding transcription regulator, with protein MLKTERKQLILEELNQHHVVSLEKLVSLLETSESTVRRDLDELETENKLRRVHGGAELPHSLQEEETIQEKSVKNLQEKKLLAQKAASLIKEKDVIFIDAGTTTAFLIKELVNKNITVVTNSIHHAVQLVEKQIPTVMVGGSVKMATDACIGGVALNQINQLHFDRAFIGMNGVDDGYYTTPDMEEGAVKRAILENAKQTYVLVDSSKIGQTCFAKVAPLKRAIVITSQGHELLQAIKKKTEVIEV; from the coding sequence GTGTTAAAAACTGAGCGGAAGCAACTGATTTTAGAGGAGTTAAATCAACATCATGTAGTTTCCCTAGAAAAATTGGTTAGTCTATTAGAAACATCAGAATCAACGGTACGAAGAGATTTGGATGAGTTGGAGACAGAAAACAAGCTTCGCCGTGTACATGGTGGAGCCGAATTACCTCACTCCTTGCAGGAAGAAGAAACCATCCAAGAAAAATCTGTCAAAAACCTTCAAGAGAAGAAATTGCTTGCTCAGAAAGCAGCCTCTCTTATCAAGGAAAAAGATGTTATCTTTATCGATGCTGGAACGACAACTGCCTTTTTAATCAAGGAATTGGTTAATAAGAATATTACCGTTGTGACCAACTCCATTCACCATGCGGTTCAGTTGGTTGAAAAACAGATTCCAACTGTCATGGTTGGAGGAAGTGTCAAGATGGCAACAGATGCATGTATCGGCGGTGTTGCTCTTAACCAAATCAATCAATTGCACTTTGACCGTGCCTTTATCGGGATGAATGGTGTCGACGATGGTTATTATACGACTCCTGATATGGAGGAGGGAGCCGTTAAGCGTGCTATTTTAGAGAATGCCAAACAAACCTATGTCTTAGTCGATTCGTCAAAGATTGGTCAAACTTGCTTTGCCAAGGTAGCACCACTTAAACGCGCCATTGTCATCACAAGTCAAGGGCATGAGCTCTTGCAGGCTATTAAGAAGAAAACGGAGGTAATAGAAGTATGA
- a CDS encoding SGNH/GDSL hydrolase family protein, with product MAVQLLENWLLKEQAKIQTKYRELNQVSVLEPDIIFIGDSIVEYYPLQELFGTAKTIVNRGIRGYQTRLLLENLDAHLYGDAVDQIVLLIGTNDIGKDVSMNEALENLEGVIQSIAREYPLSQIKLVSILPVNKGKEYKQTVYIRTNEKIREWNQAYEALASAYMQVDFVPVYDSLTDSEGQLQSAYTTDGLHLSVAGYQALSEALKGYLF from the coding sequence GTGGCAGTACAGTTATTAGAGAATTGGCTCCTAAAAGAGCAGGCAAAGATTCAAACCAAGTATCGTGAATTGAATCAAGTATCTGTTCTAGAGCCAGATATCATCTTTATTGGTGATTCGATTGTGGAATATTACCCTCTTCAAGAGTTGTTTGGGACGGCCAAGACGATTGTCAATCGTGGCATCCGAGGCTACCAGACGAGACTTTTATTAGAGAATCTAGATGCCCATCTGTATGGTGATGCTGTCGATCAAATTGTTCTCCTAATTGGGACAAATGATATCGGAAAAGATGTTTCTATGAATGAAGCTTTGGAAAATCTTGAAGGTGTGATCCAATCGATTGCTCGAGAATATCCGCTGTCACAAATAAAGCTTGTTTCTATTCTGCCAGTCAATAAAGGAAAAGAATACAAGCAGACAGTTTATATTCGTACCAATGAAAAGATTAGGGAGTGGAATCAAGCCTATGAGGCTCTGGCATCTGCCTATATGCAGGTAGATTTTGTGCCTGTTTATGATAGTTTGACAGATTCAGAAGGACAGCTTCAATCAGCCTATACAACGGATGGTCTCCATCTAAGTGTAGCCGGTTATCAAGCCTTATCGGAAGCCTTAAAAGGGTATCTTTTCTAA
- a CDS encoding Cof-type HAD-IIB family hydrolase has protein sequence MTIKLIATDMDGTLLDPRGQLDLPRLEKILDQLDERGIRFVIATGNEVHRMRQLLEHLASRVVLVVANGARIFENNELIQAQIWDDAMVDKALLHFKGRECRDQFVVTSMNGSFVKEGTVFTDLEKFMTPEMIEKLYQRTNFVDELNSDLFGGVLKMSMVVGEERSSSVLQEINDLFDGCVRAVSSGYGCIDILQAGVHKAWGLEGLLKRWDLTSEQIMAFGDSENDVEMLELAGIAYAMENADDEVKAVATALAPANSQAGVYQVLENWLEKEG, from the coding sequence ATGACGATTAAATTGATTGCAACGGATATGGATGGAACTTTGCTGGATCCAAGAGGGCAACTGGACTTGCCACGTTTAGAAAAGATTTTAGACCAATTAGATGAACGAGGTATCCGTTTTGTCATTGCGACAGGGAATGAAGTTCACCGTATGAGGCAATTACTGGAGCACTTGGCGAGTAGAGTAGTTCTAGTCGTTGCCAATGGGGCACGTATTTTTGAAAACAATGAACTGATTCAAGCGCAGATTTGGGATGATGCTATGGTTGACAAGGCTCTCCTTCATTTTAAAGGGAGGGAGTGTCGAGATCAGTTTGTCGTTACCAGTATGAATGGGAGTTTTGTCAAGGAAGGAACGGTTTTTACAGACCTGGAAAAATTTATGACTCCAGAGATGATTGAAAAACTTTACCAAAGGACAAATTTTGTGGATGAGCTAAACTCAGACCTCTTTGGAGGAGTTCTAAAGATGAGCATGGTCGTTGGTGAAGAACGTTCTAGTTCAGTTTTGCAGGAAATCAATGACCTTTTTGATGGTTGTGTAAGGGCTGTTTCTAGCGGTTATGGCTGTATTGATATCCTGCAAGCTGGTGTTCACAAGGCTTGGGGATTGGAAGGATTACTCAAGCGCTGGGATTTGACATCAGAACAAATTATGGCTTTTGGTGATAGTGAAAACGATGTCGAAATGTTAGAGCTGGCTGGAATTGCCTATGCTATGGAAAATGCTGATGATGAGGTCAAGGCAGTTGCGACTGCCCTAGCACCAGCTAACAGCCAGGCGGGCGTCTATCAAGTTCTAGAGAATTGGTTAGAGAAAGAGGGATAG